Proteins encoded together in one Bradyrhizobium sp. CB82 window:
- a CDS encoding (2Fe-2S)-binding protein yields the protein MSKTPLQFRHNGRDVAIFVDGGTNLLVALRELIGDMTPKFGCGQGGCGTCSVLVDGELHLSCLTLAETVAGRSVETLDSLKQGPNLHPLQRAFADNFAAQCGYCTPGMLMAAKALLDRNPQPSRAEIVEAISGNICRCTGYEPIINAILAASGGRASA from the coding sequence ATGTCCAAGACGCCCCTGCAATTTCGTCATAACGGCCGCGACGTCGCGATCTTCGTCGATGGCGGCACCAATCTGCTCGTGGCGCTGCGTGAGCTGATCGGCGACATGACGCCGAAATTCGGTTGCGGCCAGGGCGGCTGCGGCACGTGCAGCGTGCTGGTTGACGGCGAGCTTCATCTCTCATGCCTGACGCTGGCGGAGACCGTCGCCGGCCGCTCCGTCGAGACACTCGACAGCCTGAAACAGGGACCGAACCTGCATCCGCTCCAGCGCGCCTTCGCGGATAATTTCGCCGCCCAATGCGGCTATTGCACGCCGGGCATGCTGATGGCCGCAAAGGCCCTGCTCGACCGTAATCCGCAGCCGAGCCGCGCCGAAATCGTGGAGGCCATCTCCGGCAACATCTGCCGCTGCACCGGCTACGAGCCGATCATCAATGCCATCCTCGCCGCCTCGGGCGGCCGGGCCAGCGCCTGA
- a CDS encoding FAD binding domain-containing protein has product MSVTVKTFTNCSEAAAALSSDRGARYLGGGTLVMRALNEGDVSISTVVRASDQALSRIDASGPRITIGAGVTFAGILSERELAFLHTPARSIGGPAVRNMGTVGGNLFAPNPYGDFTVALLALDATVAVQGGFGARDIPIEEFLQSRERQAGTLVLSVSCTRPAGADAFRYRKIARIKPKGGSVITLAAHLPISGGRIAGARIALGSMAPTQIRARAAERALEGRILDAATIAAAASAASEGTSPSDNALGSAWYRREIVGVHLRRLLSGQE; this is encoded by the coding sequence ATGTCTGTGACTGTCAAGACTTTCACGAATTGCAGCGAGGCAGCGGCCGCACTGTCATCCGACCGCGGCGCGCGTTATCTCGGCGGCGGCACGCTGGTCATGCGCGCATTGAACGAAGGCGATGTTTCAATCTCCACCGTCGTGCGCGCGAGCGACCAGGCGTTGTCCCGGATCGACGCATCCGGCCCGCGAATCACGATAGGTGCCGGGGTAACTTTCGCCGGGATTCTGAGCGAGCGCGAACTTGCCTTCCTGCATACCCCTGCCCGCTCGATCGGCGGACCTGCGGTGCGCAACATGGGAACGGTCGGCGGCAATCTCTTCGCGCCCAATCCCTATGGCGATTTCACGGTCGCCCTCCTCGCGCTCGATGCCACTGTGGCCGTGCAAGGCGGCTTTGGCGCGCGCGATATCCCGATCGAAGAATTCCTGCAATCGCGCGAGCGGCAGGCCGGCACGCTGGTGCTGTCCGTTTCCTGCACCCGGCCCGCCGGCGCTGACGCCTTTCGCTATCGCAAGATCGCCCGCATCAAGCCCAAGGGCGGCTCCGTCATCACGCTCGCCGCGCATCTGCCCATTAGCGGCGGCCGCATCGCCGGCGCCCGCATCGCGCTGGGATCGATGGCACCGACGCAGATCCGGGCGCGCGCTGCCGAGCGCGCACTGGAGGGACGCATCCTCGACGCCGCCACCATCGCAGCCGCAGCCTCGGCGGCGAGCGAAGGGACGTCACCGTCCGACAATGCGCTCGGCAGCGCCTGGTATCGCCGAGAGATCGTCGGCGTGCATCTGCGCCGCCTTCTCTCGGGTCAGGAATAG